A genomic segment from Triticum dicoccoides isolate Atlit2015 ecotype Zavitan chromosome 1A, WEW_v2.0, whole genome shotgun sequence encodes:
- the LOC119273227 gene encoding uncharacterized protein LOC119273227, with product MLTQSGVMFGQEGMQPGGFSTSKSAVPAAVHRQKTADQEGQGLTGGPPAPEGAAQQWLEVPSVYAARLGVTSGQEGLNLGVPDFANGAAQGAVKCFSTATNLQDQLLFQPGVLEALPGAVAARLSASVVAVDATDENVLLKFSANKNHRQGQLKRMGKKEKKGRSESAEDARRIVIGKKREHIHDAPCTGSDLEFSFEKEMDSYEHLLYGAVSVSSKRVYW from the exons ATGCTCACCCAATCGGGTGTGATGTTTGGTCAGGAGGGGATGCAGCCAGGGGGTTTCAGCACCTCCAAGTCTGCTGTACCAGCTGCTGTTCACCGGCAGAAAACCGCTGACCAGGAGGGCCAAGGGCTCACGGGCGGGCCTCCTGCCCCGGAGGGCGCTGCACAACAGTGGCTGGAGGTCCCCAGCGTCTATGCAGCCCGTTTGGGTGTCACTAGTGGCCAGGAGGGACTGAACCTGGGTGTGCCCGACTTTGCAAATGGAGCAGCACAAGGGGCTGTTAAGTGTTTTTCGACAGCCACGAATCTTCAAGACCAACTGTTGTTCCAGCCAGGTGTGCTGGAGGCCCTGCCGGGGGCTGTTGCTGCGAGGCTCTCGGCATCTGTGGTGGCGGTTGACGCTACGGATGAAAATGTGTTGTTGAAATTTAGTGCTAATAAGAATCATAGGCAGGGCCAGCTAAAGAGGATGGGGAAGAAAGAGAAAAAGGGAAGGAGTGAGAGCGCGGAAGATGCTCGTAgga tagtaataGGTAAAAAAAGAGAACACATACACGACGCTCCATGCACAGGAAGTGACTTGGAGTTTTCTTTTGAGAAAGAGATGGATAGTTATGAGCATTTACTATACGGCGCCGTGAGTGTTTCTTCGAAACGAGTGTACTGGTAG